From the Osmerus eperlanus chromosome 19, fOsmEpe2.1, whole genome shotgun sequence genome, one window contains:
- the rcc1l gene encoding RCC1-like G exchanging factor-like protein isoform X1, which produces MSLVCVRHWSRQWCRIRSRGYAATSSAPTTREEKNEGPMFQYFGKHQKANHKVYVWGFSYTGALGIPSFVVPDTGRKKPRKYQLTPYRLETEHQITSAACGYGFTVLSSNTKDLAKVWGMGLNKDSQLGFQRTQHDRHKSYDYVLEPSPVALPLDKPQKTRVVQVACGRAHSLILTDSEGVFTLGNNAYGQCGRKIVEDEIYSCSHVIHKMLGFDSTVTQVACGQDHSLFLTETGKVYACGWGADGQTGLGHLDMSATPLPVRGDLTGVKVTQVTTYGDCSLAVSAEGQLYGWGNSEYLQLACVTEATQISSPRLLPLKGVGKVTQAACGGTQVAILNEQGEVFVWGYGILGKGPNLSESQTPELVPPTLFGRSEFNPTVTLSSIRCGLNHFAAVTDQGELFVWGKNVRGCLGIGKHDDQYFPWRVTVPGHVVDVVCGVDHMVALVKSLV; this is translated from the exons ATGTCACTGGTCTGCGTTCGCCATTGGTCACGACAATGGTGTCGAATTAGGAGTCGTGGATATGCAGCAACCAGCAGTGCCCCCACAACACGCGAGGAAAAGAATGAGGGCCCGATGTTTCAGTACTTTGGAAAGCACCAGAAGGCAAACCACAAAGTCTATGTGTGGGGTTTCAGCTACACCGGTGCTCTTGGTATCCCCAGCTTTGTGGTTCCTGACACTGGCAGGAAAAAGCCTCGAAAATATCAGCTCACACCTTATCGTCTTGAGACAGAGCATCAG ATAACCTCTGCAGCCTGTGGGTATGGGTTCACGGTACTATCCTCCAACACCAAGGACCTTGCCAAAGTGTGGGGAATGGGCCTCAACAAAGACTCTCAGCTGGGCTTCCAACGCACCCAACATGATCGCC ATAAAAGCTATGACTATGTGCTGGAGCCCTCCCCAGTGGCGCTGCCTCTTGACAAGCCTCAGAAGACCAGGGTGGTTCAGGTGGCCTGCGGACGTGCCCACTCACTGATCCTGACAGActcagagggag TGTTCACTCTGGGGAACAATGCCTATGGACAATGTGGGAGGAAGATAGTGGAAGATGAAATCTACAG TTGCAGTCACGTCATTCATAAGATGTTGGGGTTTGACAGCACTGTAACCCAG GTTGCTTGTGGGCAGGACCACAGTCTTTTCCTTACTGAGACAGGCAAGGTGTATGCCTGTGGTTGGGGGGCAGATGGACAGACTG GTCTGGGCCACTTAGACATGTCTGCCACACCCCTACCTGTAAGAGGGGATCTGACAGGGGTGAAGGTGACCCAGGTGACAACCTATGGAGACTGCAGCCTGGCCGTGTCTGCAGAGGGACAGCTCTATGGCTGGGGCAACTCAGAGTACCTCCAGCTGGCGTGTGTAACTGAGGCAACCCAG ATCAGCTCTCCTCGACTCTTGCCTCTCAAAGGGGTGGGCAAGGTGACTCAGGCAGCATGTGGAGGCACACAAGTGGCCATACTGAATG AGCAAGgtgaagtgtttgtgtggggcTATGGAATTCTTGGAAAAGGCCCCAATCTGTCTGAATCCCAGACCCCAGAGCTGGTCCCTCCTACACTGTTTGGACGCTCAGAATTTAACCCCACAGTGACTCTCTCAAGCATCCGCTGTGGACTGAACCACTTTGCTGCTGTGACAG ACCAAGGGGAACTCTTTGTGTGGGGCAAAAATGTGAGAGGATGCCTGGGTATTGGAAAACACGACGACCAGTACTTCCCATGGCGG GTAACTGTGCCAGGTCATGTGGTGGATGTGGTCTGCGGAGTTGACCACATGGTGGCTCTAGTGAAGTCCCTTGTCTGA
- the rcc1l gene encoding RCC1-like G exchanging factor-like protein isoform X2, giving the protein MSLVCVRHWSRQWCRIRSRGYAATSSAPTTREEKNEGPMFQYFGKHQKANHKVYVWGFSYTGALGIPSFVVPDTGRKKPRKYQLTPYRLETEHQITSAACGYGFTVLSSNTKDLAKVWGMGLNKDSQLGFQRTQHDRHKSYDYVLEPSPVALPLDKPQKTRVVQVACGRAHSLILTDSEGGLGHLDMSATPLPVRGDLTGVKVTQVTTYGDCSLAVSAEGQLYGWGNSEYLQLACVTEATQISSPRLLPLKGVGKVTQAACGGTQVAILNEQGEVFVWGYGILGKGPNLSESQTPELVPPTLFGRSEFNPTVTLSSIRCGLNHFAAVTDQGELFVWGKNVRGCLGIGKHDDQYFPWRVTVPGHVVDVVCGVDHMVALVKSLV; this is encoded by the exons ATGTCACTGGTCTGCGTTCGCCATTGGTCACGACAATGGTGTCGAATTAGGAGTCGTGGATATGCAGCAACCAGCAGTGCCCCCACAACACGCGAGGAAAAGAATGAGGGCCCGATGTTTCAGTACTTTGGAAAGCACCAGAAGGCAAACCACAAAGTCTATGTGTGGGGTTTCAGCTACACCGGTGCTCTTGGTATCCCCAGCTTTGTGGTTCCTGACACTGGCAGGAAAAAGCCTCGAAAATATCAGCTCACACCTTATCGTCTTGAGACAGAGCATCAG ATAACCTCTGCAGCCTGTGGGTATGGGTTCACGGTACTATCCTCCAACACCAAGGACCTTGCCAAAGTGTGGGGAATGGGCCTCAACAAAGACTCTCAGCTGGGCTTCCAACGCACCCAACATGATCGCC ATAAAAGCTATGACTATGTGCTGGAGCCCTCCCCAGTGGCGCTGCCTCTTGACAAGCCTCAGAAGACCAGGGTGGTTCAGGTGGCCTGCGGACGTGCCCACTCACTGATCCTGACAGActcagagggag GTCTGGGCCACTTAGACATGTCTGCCACACCCCTACCTGTAAGAGGGGATCTGACAGGGGTGAAGGTGACCCAGGTGACAACCTATGGAGACTGCAGCCTGGCCGTGTCTGCAGAGGGACAGCTCTATGGCTGGGGCAACTCAGAGTACCTCCAGCTGGCGTGTGTAACTGAGGCAACCCAG ATCAGCTCTCCTCGACTCTTGCCTCTCAAAGGGGTGGGCAAGGTGACTCAGGCAGCATGTGGAGGCACACAAGTGGCCATACTGAATG AGCAAGgtgaagtgtttgtgtggggcTATGGAATTCTTGGAAAAGGCCCCAATCTGTCTGAATCCCAGACCCCAGAGCTGGTCCCTCCTACACTGTTTGGACGCTCAGAATTTAACCCCACAGTGACTCTCTCAAGCATCCGCTGTGGACTGAACCACTTTGCTGCTGTGACAG ACCAAGGGGAACTCTTTGTGTGGGGCAAAAATGTGAGAGGATGCCTGGGTATTGGAAAACACGACGACCAGTACTTCCCATGGCGG GTAACTGTGCCAGGTCATGTGGTGGATGTGGTCTGCGGAGTTGACCACATGGTGGCTCTAGTGAAGTCCCTTGTCTGA